The nucleotide window TCGGTGATGCCGAGACTGTTTCGGAGGACGCCGTTGGGCTCGCTGTAGGGGTCGGTCACTCAGCGGCCTTACGGGTGTAGCGGGCAAGGGTGCGGGCGCGCAAGGCTGCGGCGTCGAGTTCTCCGCGTGCGTAGGCGTCGAGGCCGGCGGTGGTGTCTGCGCTGACGCGCAGCCCCTCGGCCTCGGTGGAGCCGATGGCGGAGGCGACCGCCGCTTGGCGACGTTGGGCTTGCTCGTTCTGTTCGCGTCGTCGGTAGCCCTCTAGGGATGCGACGTCCACACGGCGGTGGGTGCCGACCATGCGGAAGTCGATCACGCCCTTGTCAAGCAGCTTGACCAGGTGCGGCCGGGAGACACCGAGGCTCTTCGCTGCCTGGATAGTGGACAGCTCCATACTCTTGGCGATTACCTCGACCGCGCGGCCGGAGGTAATGAGCGCCATGGTCTCCATGAGGACAGCCAGGGCTTCACGTGGCACCTCCATGGTGACCTTGCCCGCTTCCGCGACGGTGATGTGGAACGTCTCGGCACTGCTGGTGAGGGCGTCACGCAGGCATGGCACGGCCTCCTCGACGCTGCGTTTACGCTGCTTCTTCCGCGTCCGCTGCGCCTGGGTCCCACGCAGTGCCGACGGGTTCTCAGTGGGGCGCTTGCGCGGCACCTTCTTCCGGGTGTGGGAGTCGACCTCGTAACTGAGGGTCGTCGTACTGTCGTCGGTGGGGTGCTTCTTCTGCTTGGCCGGTTTCTGTTCCTGGTCGGTCACGGGCATGGGTGCGTCCCCAACTTTGAGTGGCTGCTATCACCGTCAACCATATGAAACAAGTGAACCAAGTGCAATATGTGCAACTACTTGGAGCGGAGGCGTTGCCCTTTGCGGCACTGGAGGGCAGCAGTCCGCGCCTTTGTCCCCGGTCAGGGTGACGCCGGTGTTGCCGAGGGTCACGTACGTGCTGCCGTTACCGCACTCGTTCGTACCGACCTTGGTACTCGGCGAGGTGTCCAGCGCCCACGGCGCCTTCGGCGGACGGTTGAACTCGACGATCAGTTTGGCGTCGGGCTTGAACTTCTTCCAGCTGTAGACGTCCTTGGCATCCTCCGCGCTCTGCGGGGCACGCAGACCGAAGGTGATGTTGCTCCACTTGCCCGCTGCGGCCTTGATGGCCGCGTCGTTGGCGATGAAGTCGACAGGCTTGTCCGCAATCGGGCAGAGGGCCGGCCATTGTTATCTTCACGAAGGAATTCGGATGGCGCATGAAGAAATGGGTGGAGATACCCGTGTGCACCGATTGCCAAGGCCGGTACAAGAAGTAGTAATTCCAGCCGGACGCCACGTACGATCCGGGCTTGGCGTGGTCGAATTGATTCTCTCGAACAGGAAGTATATGCAGTGAGCAGGAACCTGGCCGAAATCGAGATCGGCCGTATACGGTGGGAGGATTTTCGCACCCTCGGCGACCGGTCGAACGCTGTGCCCGGTGCCCTGCGTCGCCTGTTCGCGGCCGCCGGTGAGGACGAGGTCATGGGCGTCTACTGGGAACTCGAGAATGTCGTGGTGGTGCAGTCGCAGCTCCACAGTGCGGCACTGCCGACAGTCTCCGTTCTCCTGGCAGCCCTTCTCGACGAGATGTCGGCCGATGCCCGCGATGCTGTCGTGGAACTCCTCCTGCAGATCGTGATGGGTGAGTCCGCCAAGGACGAGATCGCCTTGGGTAATACCAACCTCGGCGATCAGTGCAGGGCAGCCGCACGAAACGGTCTGTGGCTCGTCTACCGCGAACTGGGTACCCGGCGCCGTGAGACGGCGGAGGCCATCCTGGAGCACATCGAGGATGACAAGCCGAGGCTCGCCGCCTATCTGGCCGGTGTCCGAGGCAAGTAGCGTGCGGACCCTTCGGCCTGTCGGCTGAAGGAGCACCCTTGACACCTCGACGGCACAGCACTTCCGCATGCCCGGCCCGGCGGACTACCGCGCCGACAGTAAGGAGTGGTCATGTTCGGTACCTTCGACCAGCTGTTCGCACCCAGTAGGCGGCACACCGAGGAAGAGCGGCGCAGGCAGGAGCTGGTCCTGGAGGAGGCCGGGGACGCCGATCCGGGCAGGGGGCCGGTAGACCTCACCAGCGGTGTGGTCCTGATACGCCCCGCGCGTTCCCCGGAGCCGCAGGACCCCGAGGACGGCTGACGGCGGCCCGGCGCGTCACCACGCCTCCTCGTCCCCGGGCGACTGCCAGAGGAAACGGCCCTCCAGCCCGTCCGGCGAGAGGAAGGCGTAACCCACTCCGCCGTCACCGAAGTTGATCCAGAACGGCAGCCGGTCCACGGCGAGCTGCCCAAGGAACTGCATGGGCTCGCCACTCGACCGTGACAGCGGCCAGGCGGGCTGCTCCAGCCAGACGGGCTGCCCGCCGAGCTTGGTCACGGGCGTGCCGACGCGATGCTCGGCGGGAGTGAAAGCGAGGGGAACCGGCACGGTCATGAAGCCTCCATGAGGGCGGGTCAGGCATGACCGGCATGCGAGCGGCGGGACGTGCCTCGGCGGCAGGGACGCCGCACCGGGTGCACATCGCGAACGCTAGCTCCCGCGTCGGTGCGACCCGGCCCCACCCCCGGGCTCGCCCCCCTTCGTGGGCCCGAGCCGCAACGGTCAGGGAGCGATCGCCATGTCGAAGAGGTGGACGTCGGCGTTCGCGGGCAGGACCACGAAGTCGACCGTCTTGGACGGGTCCAGCGGGACCGAGTGGGCGAAGACGCTGTACTTCACGGTGGCGTTGCCGTAACCGTCCTGGCGGTTGCGGCCGTCGGTCGACTTGACCAGCGTGGCGCCGTGCGCGGTGACCGGGTCGAAGGACCAGTTGGGGAAGCCGAACGAGCCCGTCGTGGTCGTGCCGTCGGTGTAGTACACGGTGCTGCTGCCCGTGGCGGAACTCCCGACGCCCGAGCCGAGGAACACCAGCTTGCTGCCCTTGCCGCTCAGGGTGATCGCCTGCCCCGAGCTCGCCACGTTGTCCGTCGTG belongs to Streptomyces finlayi and includes:
- a CDS encoding antitoxin VbhA family protein; its protein translation is MPVTDQEQKPAKQKKHPTDDSTTTLSYEVDSHTRKKVPRKRPTENPSALRGTQAQRTRKKQRKRSVEEAVPCLRDALTSSAETFHITVAEAGKVTMEVPREALAVLMETMALITSGRAVEVIAKSMELSTIQAAKSLGVSRPHLVKLLDKGVIDFRMVGTHRRVDVASLEGYRRREQNEQAQRRQAAVASAIGSTEAEGLRVSADTTAGLDAYARGELDAAALRARTLARYTRKAAE
- a CDS encoding DUF6191 domain-containing protein, with the translated sequence MFGTFDQLFAPSRRHTEEERRRQELVLEEAGDADPGRGPVDLTSGVVLIRPARSPEPQDPEDG